Proteins encoded within one genomic window of Formosa agariphila KMM 3901:
- a CDS encoding zinc metallopeptidase — MFNYYILIGAIALVSWLVSNKLKSKFKTYSKVHLRNGMTGKEIAEKMLADNGIRDVKVISTPGQLTDHYDPRNKTVNLSESVYSHANAAAAAVAAHECGHAVQHAQAYSWLTLRSQLVPAVNVSSKMSQWLVIGGLMLGAAAGAGLGFWVSVVGLLMMGMATIFSFVTLPVEYDASNRALAWLKNKNMLAPNEYAGAEDALNWAARTYLVAAIGALASLLYWAMQILGGRD; from the coding sequence ATGTTCAATTATTATATACTTATTGGTGCCATTGCCTTAGTGAGCTGGTTGGTTAGTAACAAGCTTAAGTCTAAATTTAAGACCTATTCTAAAGTACATTTGCGTAATGGCATGACGGGGAAAGAAATTGCAGAAAAAATGTTAGCCGATAATGGTATTCGCGATGTAAAGGTGATATCAACTCCAGGACAATTAACAGATCATTACGATCCGAGAAACAAAACAGTCAATTTAAGTGAGTCTGTGTATTCACATGCTAATGCAGCGGCTGCGGCAGTTGCAGCACACGAATGTGGTCATGCGGTTCAGCATGCTCAAGCCTATAGTTGGTTAACGTTGCGTTCTCAGTTAGTTCCTGCTGTTAACGTGTCGTCTAAGATGTCGCAATGGTTAGTTATTGGTGGTTTAATGCTTGGTGCAGCTGCTGGAGCAGGTTTAGGATTTTGGGTGTCTGTTGTAGGTTTGCTTATGATGGGTATGGCTACAATTTTTAGTTTTGTTACTTTACCTGTAGAATACGATGCTAGTAATCGTGCTTTGGCTTGGTTGAAAAATAAAAACATGTTAGCACCTAACGAATATGCTGGTGCAGAAGATGCTTTAAACTGGGCAGCAAGAACGTATTTGGTAGCGGCAATTGGAGCTTTAGCTTCGTTATTATATTGGGCTATGCAAATTCTAGGCGGTCGCGATTAA
- a CDS encoding DUF4271 domain-containing protein produces MLREVPYNEIFTILIMVGLICITMAKVSFTNRFNDFAAILANSKYLNIYSRDQKIIDKFDTLLFVNFVISISIFAYIFYKGLGINDTLEPNTIIKIVIGLCIFLVTKIHFERLLGSLFNIDKLIDYYLFQKTSYKNFFGILLVPVNAFLIYSITPSKTILYIILSILLVLFIISLGTSLKRYQSLIKPNLFYFILYLCTLEIAPYVILYKFVTLY; encoded by the coding sequence TCGAGAAGTTCCATATAACGAAATATTTACCATTTTAATAATGGTTGGACTCATTTGTATTACAATGGCAAAAGTTTCATTTACCAATAGGTTTAATGATTTTGCAGCCATACTTGCAAACTCAAAATATTTAAACATCTATTCTCGAGATCAGAAGATTATCGACAAGTTTGATACTTTACTTTTTGTAAATTTTGTGATTTCGATTTCCATTTTTGCTTACATTTTCTACAAAGGCTTGGGCATAAACGATACATTAGAGCCTAATACCATAATTAAAATTGTAATAGGACTCTGTATATTTTTGGTAACAAAAATCCATTTTGAACGCCTATTAGGTAGTCTTTTTAATATTGATAAACTTATAGACTATTACCTATTTCAGAAAACGAGCTATAAAAACTTCTTCGGAATCTTACTCGTTCCTGTAAACGCTTTTTTAATCTATAGCATAACACCTTCTAAAACAATTTTATATATCATTTTATCGATATTATTGGTCCTTTTCATTATTAGTTTAGGAACATCACTAAAACGCTATCAAAGTTTAATAAAACCGAACCTTTTTTATTTTATTTTGTATCTTTGCACTCTCGAAATCGCACCCTATGTAATTTTGTACAAATTTGTTACACTTTACTAG
- a CDS encoding DUF423 domain-containing protein, producing MDKKIVITAGILGLLSVVIGAFAAHGLKPLISAESITTFETGVRYQMYHALVLLFVGSTNLIASNKKSIIYYFVLAGVILFSGSIYGLATNVLTDFDFKTIGFVTPIGGLLMIIGWVIMILSFFKLKNDNN from the coding sequence ATGGATAAAAAAATTGTGATAACTGCTGGAATATTAGGGCTTTTAAGTGTTGTTATTGGAGCTTTTGCAGCCCATGGATTAAAACCTTTAATTTCTGCAGAATCGATTACTACTTTCGAAACAGGCGTGAGATACCAAATGTACCACGCATTAGTATTGTTATTTGTTGGAAGTACAAATCTAATTGCGAGTAATAAAAAATCGATTATTTATTATTTTGTTTTAGCGGGCGTTATCTTGTTTTCTGGGTCGATTTATGGTTTAGCAACCAACGTGCTTACAGACTTCGATTTTAAAACCATTGGGTTTGTAACTCCTATAGGAGGACTGTTAATGATTATAGGTTGGGTAATTATGATATTATCATTTTTTAAATTAAAAAACGATAATAATTAA
- a CDS encoding uroporphyrinogen-III synthase, with translation MKVKTILVSQPEPKIENSPYFDLQEKQKVKIDFRPFIHVEGVPAKEIRQQKVDLNNYTAIILTSRNAVDHFFRVAEEMRFKVPDSLKYFCQSEAVAYYLQKYVVYRKRKIYVGKRTFSELTPLIKKYKDEKFLLPTTDKLKPEVPEILDGLKIDWKEAVFYKTVISDLSDLADVSYDILVFFSPSGIESLFHNFPDFKQNDTRIAVFGNTTVKAVEEKGLRVDISAPTPETPSMTMALDKYIDKANKGK, from the coding sequence ATGAAAGTGAAAACAATTTTAGTCTCTCAACCAGAACCTAAAATAGAAAATTCCCCATATTTTGATCTTCAAGAAAAGCAAAAAGTAAAAATTGATTTCCGTCCTTTTATTCATGTAGAGGGCGTTCCTGCTAAAGAAATTAGACAGCAAAAAGTAGATCTTAACAACTACACTGCTATTATTTTAACAAGCCGTAATGCGGTAGATCACTTTTTTAGAGTTGCTGAAGAAATGCGCTTTAAAGTCCCAGATTCATTGAAATATTTCTGTCAGTCTGAAGCTGTAGCGTATTATCTTCAAAAGTATGTGGTTTACAGAAAACGAAAAATTTATGTTGGTAAACGTACATTTTCTGAATTAACGCCTTTAATAAAAAAATATAAAGACGAGAAGTTTTTACTTCCAACTACAGACAAATTAAAACCTGAAGTTCCAGAAATTTTAGATGGTTTAAAAATCGATTGGAAAGAAGCTGTATTTTACAAAACTGTAATTAGCGACTTATCTGATTTGGCTGATGTCTCTTACGACATTTTAGTGTTTTTTAGCCCATCGGGAATTGAATCGTTATTCCATAATTTCCCAGATTTTAAGCAAAACGACACAAGAATAGCCGTTTTTGGTAACACAACAGTTAAAGCTGTTGAAGAAAAAGGGTTAAGGGTAGATATATCTGCTCCAACTCCAGAAACGCCATCTATGACCATGGCTTTAGACAAGTATATAGATAAAGCTAATAAAGGAAAATAG
- a CDS encoding superoxide dismutase family protein, with translation MNIYKIALIAICTVGLTSCDDKKKQNTPMSDPTHTPNIESVIENNTDSTDMANTSQIKVVLEAKSDSKVSGTIIFTEVDDTVNMLGELEGLKPNTEHAIHLHETADCSSHDAKSTGGHWNPTDSKHGKWGDSEGYHRGDIGNFTSDENGNATVTFKTDEWCLDCEDSTRTISGRGLIIHQGKDDFKTQPTGNAGKRIACGGLEIEK, from the coding sequence ATGAACATTTACAAAATAGCATTGATTGCCATATGCACTGTAGGACTAACATCTTGCGATGATAAAAAAAAGCAGAACACTCCAATGTCCGACCCTACACACACGCCTAACATAGAAAGTGTCATAGAAAACAACACAGACAGTACAGATATGGCAAACACATCACAAATTAAAGTGGTTTTAGAAGCCAAAAGCGACAGCAAAGTCTCTGGAACAATTATTTTTACCGAGGTCGATGACACTGTAAATATGCTTGGAGAACTTGAAGGATTAAAACCAAATACCGAACACGCGATTCATTTGCACGAAACAGCCGATTGTTCTTCGCATGATGCAAAATCTACTGGAGGACACTGGAATCCTACCGATTCTAAACATGGAAAATGGGGAGACTCTGAAGGGTATCACCGTGGAGATATAGGAAATTTCACTAGTGATGAAAACGGTAACGCCACCGTAACTTTTAAAACAGACGAATGGTGTTTAGATTGCGAAGACAGCACTAGAACTATTTCTGGTAGAGGACTTATAATACACCAAGGTAAAGACGATTTTAAGACACAACCAACTGGTAACGCTGGAAAACGTATTGCTTGTGGTGGTTTAGAAATTGAAAAATAA
- the pckA gene encoding phosphoenolpyruvate carboxykinase (ATP), protein MANNIQTTKSISLESYGIKNAEVQYQLSSDELHDLTIDRGLGVESSSGALAVNTGEFTGRSPKDRFIVKDDVTKDLVWWGDVNIPFKSEDFNALYDKVVNYLSGKEVFVRDSYACADPNYKLNIRVITELPWSNMFAHNMFLRPTELELENFEPEWSIVCAPKFMAVPEEDGTRQHNFAILDFTRKIALIGGTGYTGEIKKGIFSALNFILPVYKNTLPMHCSANVGKDGDTAIFFGLSGTGKTTLSADPNRKLIGDDEHGWTNENTVFNFEGGCYAKVINLCEENEPDIFNAIKRGAILENVILDKDGQVDFADTSITQNTRVSYPINHIENIQVPSIGKNTKNIFFLTADAFGVIPPISKLTPAQAAYHFISGYTAKVAGTEAGVKEPVPSFSACFGAPFMPLHPAKYAEMLSLKMKESGVNVWLINTGWTGGPYGVGTRMKLKYTRAMINAVLNGDLGLYNYHDYHIHSVFGVAQPRTCPGVPTSVLSPRATWNDDEAYYATAFKLTNAFRKNFEQFESIASEEIRRGGPQRYNP, encoded by the coding sequence ATGGCAAATAACATTCAAACTACGAAATCGATTTCGTTAGAATCTTACGGAATCAAAAATGCAGAAGTACAGTATCAATTATCCTCAGACGAATTACATGATTTAACTATTGACAGAGGTTTAGGTGTAGAATCTTCCTCTGGAGCCCTAGCTGTTAATACAGGCGAATTTACTGGACGGTCGCCTAAAGATCGTTTTATAGTAAAGGACGATGTGACTAAAGATTTAGTGTGGTGGGGTGATGTAAATATCCCTTTTAAATCTGAAGACTTTAATGCCTTATACGATAAGGTTGTAAACTATTTATCGGGTAAAGAAGTGTTTGTTAGAGATAGCTATGCTTGTGCTGATCCGAATTATAAATTAAATATTCGTGTTATTACAGAATTGCCTTGGAGTAATATGTTTGCGCATAATATGTTTTTAAGACCTACGGAGCTTGAATTGGAAAATTTTGAACCCGAATGGTCTATAGTTTGTGCGCCTAAATTTATGGCTGTTCCTGAAGAAGATGGAACACGACAACATAACTTCGCGATATTAGATTTTACTAGAAAAATTGCCTTAATTGGGGGTACTGGATATACAGGAGAGATTAAAAAAGGGATATTCTCTGCTTTAAACTTTATTCTTCCGGTATATAAGAATACGTTGCCAATGCACTGTAGTGCTAATGTGGGGAAAGATGGCGATACTGCTATTTTCTTCGGACTTTCAGGAACAGGGAAAACAACACTTTCTGCAGATCCAAATCGTAAGTTAATAGGAGATGACGAACACGGTTGGACAAACGAGAATACAGTCTTTAATTTTGAAGGTGGTTGTTATGCAAAAGTGATTAATTTATGTGAAGAAAACGAACCTGATATTTTTAACGCCATTAAACGCGGTGCCATTCTTGAAAATGTGATTTTAGACAAAGACGGTCAAGTCGATTTTGCAGATACATCCATCACTCAAAATACACGTGTAAGTTATCCTATAAATCATATTGAAAACATTCAAGTCCCATCTATAGGAAAGAACACTAAGAATATATTTTTTTTGACGGCAGATGCCTTTGGAGTGATTCCGCCGATTTCTAAATTAACGCCAGCACAAGCAGCTTATCATTTTATATCGGGATATACAGCAAAAGTAGCAGGAACAGAAGCGGGAGTAAAAGAACCTGTACCATCATTCTCAGCTTGTTTTGGAGCGCCTTTTATGCCGTTACACCCTGCTAAATATGCAGAAATGTTGAGTTTGAAAATGAAGGAATCAGGGGTAAATGTATGGTTAATTAATACAGGTTGGACCGGAGGCCCTTATGGCGTTGGAACCCGTATGAAGTTAAAATATACACGTGCTATGATTAATGCCGTTCTAAATGGTGATTTAGGATTATATAATTACCACGATTACCATATTCACTCTGTATTTGGAGTCGCACAACCACGAACTTGTCCAGGAGTGCCAACATCTGTTTTAAGTCCAAGAGCAACTTGGAATGATGATGAAGCCTATTATGCAACGGCATTTAAACTGACCAATGCATTTAGAAAAAACTTCGAGCAGTTTGAAAGTATAGCAAGCGAAGAAATAAGACGTGGCGGACCACAACGTTATAATCCTTAA
- a CDS encoding saccharopine dehydrogenase family protein: MRHILVIGSGKSTSYLIWYLLDQSETENIHLTIADINLEHAKKLTKNHANVSTIKFDIFDDISRRKRIKNADIIISMLPARFHIEVAKDCLEFGKNLVTASYISDELQALHSSVIKKGLVFMNEIGVDPGIDHMSAMQVIDRIKAKGGNMILFESFTGGLVAPENDTNLWNYKFTWNPRNVVISGQGGVAKFLQESTFKYIPYNRLFRRTEFLEIEGYGRFEAYANRDSLKYQSVYGLDNIKTLYRGTMRRVGFSRAWNMFVQLGMTDDSYIMEDSEHLSYRDFVNAFLPYSPSDSVEIKFRHQLKIDQDDVVWNKFLELDIFNPNKKTGIKDGTPAQLLQHILMESWTLAQDDKDMIVMYHKFGYELDGKNYQIDATMVTKGEDQTYTAMAKTVGLPVAIAALAILNKKITTPGVQRPITKEVYTPILEELKHFDIKFTEKEVPYLGYNPLIL, encoded by the coding sequence ATGCGACACATTCTAGTTATTGGCTCAGGAAAATCGACATCGTATCTTATTTGGTATTTATTAGACCAATCTGAAACCGAAAACATACACCTAACCATTGCAGATATCAATCTAGAACACGCTAAAAAACTGACTAAAAACCATGCTAATGTATCTACTATAAAGTTCGACATTTTTGACGACATTTCCCGCAGAAAACGCATTAAAAATGCAGATATTATTATATCTATGCTCCCCGCCAGATTTCATATTGAAGTCGCCAAAGACTGCCTAGAATTTGGTAAAAATCTAGTAACCGCATCTTACATTAGCGACGAGCTACAAGCCTTACATTCATCTGTAATAAAAAAAGGATTGGTATTTATGAATGAGATTGGTGTAGACCCTGGAATAGACCATATGAGTGCCATGCAGGTTATAGACCGCATTAAAGCGAAAGGCGGAAACATGATACTTTTTGAATCGTTTACAGGCGGTTTAGTAGCTCCGGAAAACGACACAAACCTATGGAACTACAAATTTACTTGGAACCCTAGAAATGTTGTTATTTCGGGTCAAGGTGGTGTTGCTAAATTTCTTCAAGAAAGCACGTTTAAATACATCCCTTACAACCGTCTATTTAGACGTACTGAATTTCTAGAAATTGAAGGTTACGGCCGATTTGAAGCTTATGCAAATCGAGATTCTTTAAAATACCAAAGTGTCTACGGGTTAGATAATATTAAAACACTATATCGCGGCACAATGCGACGAGTTGGCTTTAGCAGAGCTTGGAATATGTTTGTACAGCTTGGTATGACAGACGATAGCTACATCATGGAAGACAGCGAACATTTAAGTTATCGCGACTTTGTAAATGCATTTTTACCTTACAGCCCTTCAGATTCGGTTGAAATTAAATTTCGTCATCAGTTAAAAATTGATCAAGACGATGTGGTATGGAACAAATTTTTAGAATTAGACATTTTTAATCCGAATAAAAAAACAGGAATTAAAGACGGCACTCCAGCACAACTACTGCAACACATTTTAATGGAGTCTTGGACCTTAGCTCAAGACGATAAAGACATGATAGTAATGTATCATAAGTTCGGATACGAATTAGATGGTAAAAATTACCAAATAGACGCTACAATGGTTACCAAAGGCGAAGACCAAACCTATACCGCAATGGCAAAAACAGTAGGTTTACCTGTCGCTATTGCCGCCTTAGCCATATTGAACAAAAAAATAACAACACCTGGAGTTCAACGACCAATTACTAAAGAAGTCTACACCCCTATTTTAGAAGAACTCAAGCACTTCGATATAAAATTCACAGAAAAAGAAGTGCCTTACCTAGGTTACAATCCTTTAATTCTGTAA
- a CDS encoding Lrp/AsnC ligand binding domain-containing protein produces the protein MKVTNQNIEIDGIDKEILRALMGDARTPILEIARGVGISGAAIHQRLRKLEKSGLISGSKFTINPKILGYTTMAFIGIYLDKAMSNPEAVKHLRKIPEVIECHYTTGNWSIFIKILCRDNEHLMQLLNKDIQSIEGVSRTETFISLQQQIDRQIPI, from the coding sequence ATGAAAGTTACAAATCAGAACATTGAAATAGACGGTATCGATAAAGAAATTCTTCGCGCCCTTATGGGAGATGCAAGAACACCTATTTTAGAAATTGCAAGAGGTGTAGGCATTTCTGGTGCTGCAATCCATCAGCGACTACGCAAATTAGAGAAATCTGGATTAATATCGGGTTCTAAATTCACCATAAACCCTAAGATTTTAGGCTACACTACCATGGCATTTATCGGTATTTATCTAGACAAAGCCATGAGTAATCCTGAAGCCGTAAAACACTTAAGAAAAATACCAGAAGTCATAGAGTGTCATTACACAACTGGAAACTGGAGTATTTTTATAAAAATATTATGTCGAGATAACGAGCATTTAATGCAATTGCTTAATAAAGACATTCAATCTATTGAAGGTGTTTCAAGAACTGAAACCTTCATTTCACTACAACAACAAATTGACAGACAAATTCCAATATAA
- the ald gene encoding alanine dehydrogenase — protein sequence MKIGIPKEIKNNENRVGMTPAGVYELVNLGHTVYVQSTAGEGSGFFDDIYQEVGAVILETIQEVYKSSDMIVKVKEPIEEEYALIQPQQIVFTYFHFASSEALTLAMLKSNAVCIAYETVEDADGTLPLLTPMSEVAGRMAIQQGAKYLEKPIKGRGILLGGVPGVSPGKVLILGAGVVGVQAAKMAAGLGAHVTIMDVNMKRLRYVNDIMPSHVVTEYSSVYNIRKHIQTHDLIIGGVLLKGGKAPKLITRDMLKLMRPGTVLVDVAVDQGGCIETTKATTHEDPTFIIDDIVHYCVANMPGAVPYTSTLALTNVTLPYVLKLANKGWAEACAEDTALQKGLNIVGGEIVYNEINDAFDWGVKQV from the coding sequence ATGAAAATAGGTATTCCAAAAGAAATTAAGAATAATGAAAATCGTGTTGGTATGACGCCAGCCGGAGTTTACGAATTGGTTAATCTAGGGCACACGGTTTATGTGCAATCTACAGCAGGGGAAGGCAGTGGGTTTTTTGATGACATCTATCAAGAGGTTGGTGCTGTTATTTTGGAGACCATTCAAGAGGTTTACAAATCCAGCGATATGATTGTAAAAGTAAAGGAACCCATAGAGGAAGAATATGCTTTAATTCAGCCGCAACAGATTGTGTTTACTTATTTTCATTTTGCATCTAGCGAAGCATTAACCTTGGCGATGTTAAAAAGTAATGCGGTTTGTATTGCCTACGAAACCGTAGAGGATGCAGATGGAACCTTACCTTTATTAACACCAATGTCTGAGGTTGCTGGTAGAATGGCCATACAGCAAGGTGCAAAATATTTAGAAAAACCTATTAAAGGTAGAGGGATTCTTTTAGGTGGAGTTCCGGGAGTATCGCCAGGAAAAGTATTGATTTTAGGGGCAGGTGTTGTTGGAGTACAGGCAGCAAAAATGGCTGCAGGTTTAGGGGCGCATGTTACCATTATGGATGTGAATATGAAACGCTTACGCTATGTGAATGATATTATGCCTAGCCACGTTGTTACAGAATATTCTAGTGTTTATAATATTAGAAAACACATTCAAACACACGATTTAATTATTGGAGGTGTCTTATTAAAAGGAGGGAAAGCTCCAAAATTAATCACCCGAGATATGCTAAAATTAATGCGTCCGGGAACGGTATTGGTAGATGTAGCCGTAGATCAAGGTGGCTGTATAGAGACTACTAAAGCCACTACGCATGAAGACCCTACGTTTATTATTGATGATATTGTACACTATTGTGTTGCTAATATGCCAGGTGCAGTACCTTATACATCTACTTTAGCGTTAACAAATGTTACTTTGCCATATGTTTTAAAACTAGCAAACAAAGGTTGGGCCGAGGCTTGTGCTGAGGATACAGCGCTTCAAAAAGGATTAAACATTGTTGGTGGAGAGATTGTTTATAACGAAATAAACGATGCTTTTGACTGGGGAGTGAAACAGGTTTAA